The proteins below come from a single Bacteroidales bacterium genomic window:
- a CDS encoding DsrE family protein, which translates to MKILIVINDAPYGTEKAYNALRLASQLGKEHKDTEVRIFLMADAVFCAIPGQKTPEGYYNIERFLKGAIKKGAEVKLCGTCADARGLKNITLIEGTEISTLAAFTHWVVDSDKVISF; encoded by the coding sequence ATGAAGATATTAATTGTTATCAACGACGCACCTTACGGAACAGAAAAGGCTTACAACGCATTGCGTCTTGCCAGTCAGCTTGGTAAGGAACACAAAGACACGGAAGTTCGGATATTCCTAATGGCAGATGCCGTTTTTTGCGCCATACCCGGCCAAAAAACACCTGAGGGATATTATAACATCGAGCGGTTTTTGAAAGGGGCAATCAAAAAAGGCGCTGAAGTGAAGTTATGCGGTACCTGTGCCGATGCACGAGGACTAAAAAACATAACGCTCATAGAAGGGACAGAGATCAGTACTCTGGCAGCGTTTACCCATTGGGTGGTTGACAGTGATAAAGTGATCAGTTTTTAG
- a CDS encoding DoxX family protein: MFRKFIYTDPSRSTFIIRLMTGAVFLSEGIQKFLYPAMRGAGRFDGMGFPAPDFFGSFVGVFEILCGMLLLAGLFTRGAAMAMLVNMTVAIVVTKIPIAFGETFGPFVLRDLNTYGFWSMAHEMRTDFAMWLGSLFLLIKGAGRYSIDRLII, encoded by the coding sequence ATGTTCAGAAAATTCATATATACCGATCCCTCCCGTTCTACCTTCATCATCCGCCTGATGACAGGGGCTGTTTTCCTGTCCGAAGGGATACAGAAATTCCTTTACCCGGCTATGCGGGGCGCCGGCCGTTTTGATGGCATGGGATTTCCTGCTCCCGATTTTTTTGGTTCTTTTGTAGGGGTGTTTGAAATCCTCTGCGGGATGCTTTTACTTGCCGGACTCTTTACCAGAGGGGCAGCCATGGCCATGCTGGTTAATATGACAGTGGCCATTGTGGTGACCAAAATACCCATAGCATTTGGAGAAACCTTTGGACCCTTTGTTTTGCGTGATCTGAATACTTACGGGTTCTGGAGCATGGCTCATGAGATGCGGACGGATTTTGCCATGTGGCTGGGAAGCTTGTTTCTGCTGATCAAGGGAGCAGGAAGGTATTCCATCGACAGGCTCATCATATAA
- a CDS encoding ABC transporter permease, with protein sequence MKRWIAFQNIVLKDMKGYYLKPPNISWGLIFPLAWTLMFFIRSGTGLENVIEVLPGVMAISILFGTTSMLAVTVTFEKKNRSFERLLLAPISLELLMLSKTGGAILFGIVNAFVPVIPAAFLTDLSQVSWGAVVPAVVLIAIVSTFLGLFIAVSVSEVFEAQTFSNFFRFPMIFLCGLFFPVLSLPVILQPLSFALPLTYGVDILHGAIHGQHILPLWLDFLIIAAFGFALFSISLKNIHKKWII encoded by the coding sequence ATGAAACGGTGGATCGCCTTCCAAAACATTGTTTTGAAGGATATGAAGGGCTATTACCTCAAGCCGCCCAACATCAGCTGGGGGCTGATCTTCCCCCTGGCCTGGACGCTGATGTTTTTCATCCGCTCGGGCACCGGGCTGGAGAATGTCATTGAAGTGCTTCCCGGGGTGATGGCCATCTCCATTTTGTTTGGTACCACCTCCATGCTGGCGGTGACCGTGACCTTTGAAAAGAAAAACCGCTCCTTTGAGCGGCTGCTGCTGGCGCCCATCTCCCTGGAGCTGTTGATGCTCTCGAAGACGGGCGGAGCCATCCTGTTTGGGATCGTCAATGCTTTTGTGCCGGTTATCCCGGCGGCCTTTCTTACCGATCTCTCGCAGGTATCCTGGGGCGCGGTGGTGCCGGCTGTTGTGCTAATCGCCATTGTCTCCACCTTTTTGGGACTTTTCATTGCCGTGTCGGTGAGCGAGGTTTTCGAGGCCCAGACCTTTTCCAATTTCTTCCGGTTTCCCATGATCTTTCTCTGCGGCCTGTTTTTTCCGGTGCTTTCCCTGCCGGTAATCCTGCAGCCGCTCTCATTTGCCCTGCCCCTGACCTATGGGGTGGATATCCTGCACGGGGCCATACACGGACAGCATATCCTCCCGCTCTGGCTGGATTTCCTGATTATCGCTGCCTTTGGATTTGCCTTGTTTTCCATCAGCCTGAAAAACATCCACAAGAAATGGATTATATGA
- a CDS encoding ABC transporter ATP-binding protein codes for MKHGPLEPEKLIEVSRLAKKFEEVEAVSGISFDVRRGEVFGFLGPNGAGKTTTINMLTGLARPDAGTIRIAGLDCSADPKAAQHLIGVVPDESNLYPELTGYDNLCFCASLYGIEKEERGRRADHLLRQFRLQEAAHRKFSGYSKGMKRKLTIAAGIIHRPEILFLDEPTTGIDVASARQIRQLISEMYRGGTTIFLTTHYIEEAERLCERIAFIVNGRIVRNESVSTLLQPIQQRKGLLIKADQNISGLTGNLAKAFPEYTFRPVSSQQLRVDSAQTIGIGPVVRFIEEQGAEVTEARQIKPSLEDVFVDLTGIESDAMRTEKNGGQP; via the coding sequence ATGAAACACGGTCCGCTTGAACCGGAGAAACTCATCGAGGTATCCCGCCTGGCCAAAAAATTCGAGGAGGTAGAAGCCGTCAGCGGCATATCCTTTGATGTAAGACGCGGCGAGGTTTTTGGTTTCTTGGGGCCCAATGGGGCAGGCAAAACCACCACCATCAATATGCTCACCGGCTTGGCCCGACCGGACGCGGGTACCATCCGCATTGCCGGCCTGGATTGTTCGGCCGATCCCAAGGCGGCCCAACACCTGATCGGGGTGGTGCCGGATGAGAGCAACCTGTATCCCGAGCTCACGGGTTATGACAACCTGTGTTTTTGCGCCTCCTTGTATGGCATTGAGAAAGAGGAACGAGGCAGGCGTGCAGATCATCTGCTGCGTCAGTTCCGGTTGCAGGAGGCTGCCCACCGGAAGTTCAGCGGGTATTCCAAGGGCATGAAACGCAAGCTGACCATTGCCGCAGGCATCATCCACCGGCCGGAGATCCTGTTTTTGGACGAGCCCACCACAGGCATCGATGTGGCCAGCGCCCGACAGATCAGGCAGCTTATCAGCGAGATGTACCGGGGCGGCACCACCATCTTTCTGACGACCCATTACATCGAAGAAGCCGAACGCTTGTGCGAACGCATTGCCTTTATTGTCAACGGACGTATTGTGCGCAATGAGAGCGTCTCCACGTTGCTGCAACCGATACAGCAGCGCAAAGGGCTGCTCATTAAGGCGGATCAAAATATTTCCGGTCTGACCGGTAACCTGGCCAAGGCTTTCCCTGAATATACTTTCCGTCCGGTTTCCAGCCAACAGTTGCGGGTCGACTCCGCTCAAACCATCGGCATTGGTCCGGTGGTCCGGTTCATCGAAGAACAAGGGGCGGAAGTCACAGAAGCCCGCCAGATCAAACCGTCGCTGGAAGATGTTTTTGTAGATCTGACCGGCATTGAAAGCGATGCCATGCGAACGGAAAAAAACGGAGGTCAGCCATGA
- a CDS encoding TonB-dependent receptor: MRRYLLFAFIGMILSSGVLGQQGSKGRGAMSSRQGKMEGRVLAEGDGPMEYANVALYKSADSSLVTGTVTNAEGKFVLKEIPFGQYYLEANFIGFKKKRVDDIHINGRNPDQDLGRLFLEQTSQNIEGVEVTANRPQVNYQVDKKVIQVAGDYTAEGGSAVRVLENVPSIQVDIEGNVELRGSSNFRVLIDGKPTVLDGSEALQQIPAGMIENIEIITNPSAKYDPEGTTGIINVIMKEGRGAGLNGMVRASASTSGSMEGGINMNYRLNERLNLTTSINYRDFQFDMNGLDERLTFRGDTASGIDQHMENTMNRKSYSFETGLEYSLSKNSSLSLSGGLGSYGFGRDGTVWTERYTNPVSTTEYEKTVSEFDLESNYYDINLDYQNRFDSKEHKLNASLYYSGSDNKDLNTSKDFRTDSAWDQVLARPDGLRTYESGNEHQLRAKIDYTRPTPIGKLEAGYQGRYRIQNYHYKLQNQQDDQWISDEDHITDADFSRLIQALYATWSGKLLGIDYQLGLRGEYTDRLLNQQTLDEDYRIHRFDVFPTLHLTKRFSQKDQLFASYSKRINRPGSWYLDPFRRYRDQYNARTGNPGLKPEYTGSWELGYKKIFGKSSATLEAYHRNTANGITRIQQPTEGDLMIHTMENIQQEQATGLDLSFNTSLYKWWNINLTGSYYRYSISGDVVEEGVQQKGNQWNARYNSTFKLPTGTRIQLSGRYRGPSITPQGEREGFFMANAAVRQTIIKDKLSFTVNGMDLFQGRRREMTITGNTFENYILRRRESPVISFNISYTINNYKNGRQKGKGKDQEYEGIEMF, from the coding sequence ATGCGTAGATATCTATTGTTTGCTTTCATTGGAATGATCCTTAGTTCCGGAGTTTTAGGTCAGCAAGGTTCAAAAGGCCGGGGGGCCATGTCATCGCGGCAGGGAAAGATGGAAGGCCGGGTCTTGGCAGAAGGCGACGGACCGATGGAGTATGCCAACGTAGCATTATATAAGAGCGCCGATTCCTCCCTGGTAACAGGAACAGTCACCAACGCGGAAGGCAAATTTGTACTGAAGGAAATACCCTTTGGCCAGTACTACCTGGAAGCAAACTTCATAGGCTTCAAAAAGAAAAGGGTCGACGACATTCATATTAACGGGAGAAATCCGGATCAGGATCTGGGCAGGCTTTTCCTCGAGCAAACATCCCAAAACATCGAAGGGGTGGAAGTAACCGCCAACCGCCCCCAGGTCAACTACCAGGTCGACAAAAAAGTGATCCAGGTTGCCGGAGATTATACGGCCGAGGGAGGTTCGGCCGTCCGGGTGCTGGAGAATGTGCCGTCCATTCAGGTGGATATTGAGGGCAACGTGGAGCTTCGCGGCAGCTCCAATTTCCGGGTGCTGATCGACGGCAAACCCACCGTTTTGGATGGAAGTGAAGCGCTTCAGCAGATCCCCGCGGGAATGATAGAGAACATTGAGATCATCACCAACCCTTCGGCCAAATACGATCCGGAAGGCACCACCGGCATCATCAACGTGATCATGAAAGAAGGCAGAGGGGCCGGCCTCAACGGTATGGTCAGGGCATCCGCATCGACCAGTGGCTCGATGGAGGGAGGAATCAACATGAACTATCGTTTGAACGAGCGGCTTAACCTGACTACCAGCATCAATTACCGCGACTTCCAATTCGATATGAACGGCCTGGATGAAAGACTGACCTTTCGCGGAGATACAGCCTCGGGCATCGATCAGCACATGGAAAACACCATGAACAGAAAATCCTATTCTTTTGAAACCGGCCTGGAATATTCCCTTTCGAAAAACAGCTCCCTCTCCCTCTCCGGTGGCCTGGGGTCATACGGCTTCGGACGAGACGGAACAGTATGGACGGAACGGTACACCAACCCGGTTTCAACTACCGAATATGAAAAAACCGTATCTGAATTCGATTTGGAGAGTAATTATTACGACATCAACCTGGATTACCAGAACCGTTTTGACAGCAAGGAGCACAAGCTGAACGCCTCCCTGTATTATTCCGGCTCGGATAATAAAGACCTGAACACAAGCAAAGATTTTCGAACCGACAGCGCGTGGGATCAGGTTCTGGCAAGACCTGACGGGCTGAGAACCTATGAATCGGGCAATGAACACCAGCTGCGGGCCAAAATTGACTATACCCGCCCCACTCCCATCGGTAAGCTGGAAGCCGGTTACCAGGGAAGATACCGCATACAAAATTACCACTATAAGCTTCAGAACCAGCAAGACGATCAATGGATCAGCGATGAAGACCATATTACCGATGCCGACTTTTCAAGGCTGATCCAGGCCCTGTATGCCACCTGGTCTGGCAAACTGCTGGGCATAGACTATCAGCTCGGTTTAAGGGGAGAGTATACCGATCGCCTGCTCAACCAGCAGACCCTCGATGAAGACTACCGGATACACCGTTTCGACGTGTTCCCTACCCTGCATCTTACCAAGCGGTTCTCACAAAAAGACCAGCTTTTCGCCAGTTACAGCAAAAGGATCAACCGGCCAGGCAGCTGGTATCTCGATCCGTTCAGAAGGTACCGCGACCAGTATAATGCCCGTACGGGCAACCCCGGCTTAAAACCCGAATATACCGGTTCCTGGGAGCTGGGGTACAAGAAGATCTTCGGTAAGTCATCGGCCACCCTGGAAGCATACCACAGAAACACCGCCAATGGCATCACACGAATCCAGCAGCCCACAGAAGGCGACCTGATGATCCATACCATGGAAAACATTCAACAGGAACAGGCCACAGGCCTGGATCTTTCTTTTAACACCAGCCTCTACAAATGGTGGAACATCAATCTTACCGGCAGTTACTACAGGTATTCCATCAGCGGCGATGTAGTGGAAGAGGGTGTTCAGCAAAAAGGCAACCAATGGAATGCCAGGTACAACAGCACTTTTAAGCTTCCCACCGGAACCCGGATCCAGTTATCGGGAAGGTACAGAGGCCCCTCCATCACCCCGCAGGGAGAAAGAGAAGGCTTTTTCATGGCCAATGCCGCGGTCCGGCAGACCATTATCAAGGACAAGCTCTCGTTTACGGTCAACGGTATGGATCTTTTCCAGGGAAGGAGAAGGGAGATGACCATCACCGGTAACACATTCGAGAATTATATCCTGCGCCGGAGGGAATCGCCGGTGATCAGCTTCAACATCAGCTATACCATCAACAACTATAAAAACGGCCGGCAAAAAGGCAAAGGGAAAGATCAGGAATACGAAGGAATAGAGATGTTCTGA
- a CDS encoding acyl-CoA desaturase, producing the protein MSTKSVQFNREEKIDFMVELRKRVDEYFQQNELSKHADANMVAKSIVMVALYLGPYLLMVTGAVSSTPLILMCWVVMGIGMAGVGVDIMHDANHGSYAKSKSTNHWLSKSLYILGGLPEAWQIQHNTIHHAYTNIDDYDADIDPAPMLRFSPHKPVRKIHKYQHLYAWFLYGLMTILWITTKDFQQLFRYSKEGYLAQEDKSFNQLMTKLVITKIMYYVVFIVIPLIVLPIPWWMTLLFFFIMHFIAGVLLSIIFQTGHILPDSAYPLPDENGNLENNWLVHQLQVTSDYAPNNRLLTWFLGGLNYHAIHHLFPNICHVHYKKISFIVKEITDKHGVTYRVQPTFSKAIGNHAKMLKLLGKGQYASH; encoded by the coding sequence ATGTCAACAAAGAGTGTACAATTCAATAGAGAAGAAAAAATCGACTTCATGGTCGAATTAAGGAAGCGAGTGGATGAATATTTCCAGCAAAACGAACTTTCCAAACATGCAGACGCCAACATGGTAGCGAAGTCCATCGTTATGGTGGCATTATACCTCGGGCCTTATTTGCTGATGGTTACCGGAGCGGTATCCTCCACCCCCCTCATTCTCATGTGCTGGGTGGTGATGGGCATTGGCATGGCCGGGGTGGGTGTAGACATCATGCACGATGCCAACCATGGCAGTTATGCTAAGAGTAAATCCACGAATCATTGGCTGAGTAAATCGCTGTATATTTTGGGGGGACTTCCTGAGGCATGGCAAATTCAGCACAATACCATTCACCATGCTTATACAAATATCGACGATTATGATGCTGATATTGACCCGGCGCCAATGTTACGTTTTTCTCCTCACAAACCTGTCCGCAAAATTCACAAATACCAACATCTTTATGCATGGTTCCTGTACGGACTTATGACTATTCTGTGGATCACCACCAAGGATTTTCAGCAATTGTTCCGTTACAGCAAAGAGGGATATCTTGCCCAGGAAGACAAATCTTTCAACCAGCTAATGACGAAACTGGTGATTACGAAAATCATGTACTATGTCGTTTTTATTGTTATTCCCCTGATTGTTCTACCCATCCCCTGGTGGATGACCCTTCTGTTCTTTTTTATAATGCATTTCATAGCGGGGGTTTTGCTCAGCATCATTTTCCAAACAGGCCATATATTACCTGATTCAGCATATCCCCTCCCCGATGAAAATGGCAACCTGGAGAATAACTGGCTTGTGCATCAGTTACAAGTGACCTCAGATTATGCTCCCAACAACAGACTGTTAACATGGTTTCTGGGCGGATTGAACTACCATGCCATACATCATCTGTTCCCCAACATCTGTCATGTGCATTACAAAAAAATTTCCTTCATTGTAAAGGAAATCACGGATAAACACGGGGTAACCTACCGTGTACAACCTACCTTCAGCAAAGCAATAGGCAACCATGCAAAAATGCTTAAACTACTGGGAAAAGGACAATATGCTTCGCATTAG